The proteins below come from a single Cervus elaphus chromosome 4, mCerEla1.1, whole genome shotgun sequence genomic window:
- the LOC122692499 gene encoding cationic amino acid transporter 3-like, translating into MRCQDVHQFGQKLVRRRQLKPAEGSESPEARHLNTLDLVVLGVASTLGAGVYILVGEVAMFIAGPAIIISFLVAALSSVLSGLCYAEFGTRVSWTGSAHLYSYISVGELWAFVTGWNLILTYVIAVASVARAWSHTFDSLIGNYISQALEGTFSPYMPYFLAKYPDFVALAVLLLLTGLLVLGAPESTLIYKVFTGINVLVLSFIIISGFIKGDLHNWKLMEQDYALNTSESSGTSRLGPLGSGGFAPFGFDGILQGAALCFYMFIGFDAIVTKGEEALNPQWSIPVSTMITIIICFLACFGVSAALTLMVPYYQIHPDSPLPQAFLHVGWGPARYVVAVGTLCALTSSLLGDMFPMPRVMYVMAEDGLLFQGLAQIHAHTGTPVMAIMSSGTLAAVTALLFEFSDLVDLLSIGTLLAYSLVALSVLALRYQPDQNFSKKEKTEEEIEMKPKVEENLSELVSEAGNSNILKSLWFPTSTIPTQKSGQIVYACAFLLVLLLTILSLILAQWPSRVFSGDPVLTTVAVLLLLLITGVTVIIWRQPHDPSPLPFRVPALPVLPLVSIFVNIYLMMQLTSGAWIQFGVWNAIGFAIYFGYGIRHSLEQN; encoded by the exons ATGCGATGTCAGGATGTTCACCAATTTGGTCAGAAGCTGGTTCGAAGGCGACAGTTGAAGCCCGCTGAGGGGTCTGAGAGTCCCGAGGCCCGTCACCTGAACACCCTTGACCTGGTGGTATTGGGTGTGGCCAGCACCCTGGGGGCTGGCGTGTACATCCTGGTGGGAGAAGTGGCCATGTTCATTGCTGGACCAGCGATCATCATCTCCTTCTTGGTGGCCGCCCTGTCTTCTGTGTTGTCTGGGCTCTGCTATGCCGAGTTTGGGACACGGGTGTCATGGACCGGTTCTGCGCATCTCTACAGCTACATCAGTGTGGGAGAACTGTGGGCTTTCGTCACTGGTTGGAACCTCATACTAACTTATGTCATTG ccgtTGCAAGTGTGGCCAGGGCCTGGAGCCACACCTTCGACAGCCTGATTGGGAACTACATCTCTCAGGCGTTAGAGGGAACTTTCTCTCCATATATGCCCTACTTCCTGGCCAAGTACCCAGATTTTGTTGCACTGGCCGTGTTGCTGCTTCTCACAG GATTACTGGTTCTGGGAGCTCCTGAGTCAACCCTGATTTACAAAGTGTTCACAGGCATCAACGTTTTGGTTCTCAGCTTCATCATCATCTCTGGTTTCATTAAGGGAGACCTGCACAACTGGAAGCTCATGGAACAGGACTACGCATTGAACACATCTGAATCCAGTGGCACCTCTAG GTTGGGTCCTCTGGGTTCTGGAGGGTTTGCACCTTTTGGctttgatggaattctccagggagcaGCTCTGTGTTTCTACATGTTTATTGGTTTTGATGCCATTGTCACTAAAG GGGAAGAAGCCCTAAATCCTCAGTGGTCCATCCCCGTGAGCACCATGATCACGATCATCATCTGCTTTTTGGCATGCTTTGGTGTCTCAGCGGCACTCACTCTCATGGTGCCCTACTACCAGATTCATCCTGACAGCCCCTTGCCACAGGCTTTTCTCCATGTTGGGTGGGGCCCTGCCAGATATGTCGTGGCTGTTGGCACCCTCTGTGCTCTTACATCCAG tctcCTCGGTGATATGTTCCCCATGCCTCGGGTGATGTACGTGATGGCAGAGGATGGACTCCTTTTTCAGGGACTTGCCCAGATCCATGCCCACACAGGCACCCCGGTCATGGCCATCATGTCTTCTGGAACCCTTGCAG CGGTCACGGCGTTACTCTTCGAGTTCAGCGATCTGGTGGACCTCCTATCAATCGGGACCCTGCTTGCTTACTCTCTGGTGGCTCTCTCTGTCCTTGCCCTCAG GTACCAGCCAGATCAGAATTTCAGCaagaaggagaaaacagaggaggaaattgagaTGAAGCCTAAAGTTGAAGAAAACCTTTCAGAACTTGTCTCTGAAGCAGGAAACTCAAACATTCTGAAGAGTCTGTGGTTCCCTACCAGCACCATCCCCACCCAGAAATCTGGCCAGATTGTGTATGCATGTGCCTTCCTGCTTG TTCTCCTGCTGACCATCCTGAGCCTGATCCTGGCCCAGTGGCCCAGCCGGGTGTTCTCTGGAGACCCCGTGCTCACAACAGtggctgtgctgctgctgctgctcatcaCTGGGGTCACGGTCATCATCTGGAGGCAGCCCCACGACCCCTCTCCTCTTCCGTTCAGG GTCCCTGCTCTGCCTGTCCTCCCACTGGTGAGCATCTTTGTGAACATTTACCTGATGATGCAGTTGACTTCTGGGGCCTGGATCCAATTCGGTGTCTGGAATGCCATTG GATTTGCCATATACTTTGGCTATGGGATCCGACATAGCCTGGAGCAGAACTAG